In Saprospiraceae bacterium, the sequence TTTGATCCAGCTGCGGTAGCGGGGCATTCATTAGGTGAATTCTCTGCCCTGGTGGCGACATGTGCTATGAGCTTTGAAGATGGCCTTCGACTGGTGCATACACGTGCTTTGGCTATGCAAGAAGCTTGCGAAATCACTCCAGGCACCATGGCTGCCATCGTAGGCATGGATAATGAACAGGTCGAGCGGGTATGTGAGGAAACACAGGGTATCGTGGTACCGGCTAATTATAATTGTCCAGGACAGCTTGTCATCAGCGGAGAATTAGAAGCAGTCGAAGCCGCTATGGCTACCCTGGTTGGCATGGGTTGTCGCAATGCTATCAAACTTTCTGTTGGTGGTGCATTTCACTCACCTTTGATGGCTTATGCTGAGGAAAAACTTAAGGAAGGGATATCCAATACTATGATTCAATCACCTTGTTGCCCTATCTATCAAAACATTGATGCTGCACCTCATGTAGATTCAGGCGAAATCAGGATCAATCTGGTCAGGCAACTTACAGGAGCTGTAAAATGGAGCCAATCGGTCGTTAATATGCTTCAGGATGGGATCACCGAATTTGTGGAAGTAGGAGGTAATGGAAAAGTCTTGTCAGGATTAATTAAGAAAGTGGATCGCAAAATACCTGTGTCTAGTCTTTAAAACCCCACACTTATGGCAAAAAAATCACCAAGGTTAAAAAGTGGCAAACTCATATTGGCAGAGCCATTTATGTTAGATCCGCATTTTAAGAGAGCCGTAGTCTTCCTATGTGAGCATGACCATAGAAATGGATCTATTGGTTTTATATTAAACAAACCCTTGAAGGTAAAAATCAATGAAATGGTGCAGGAATTTCCTGAGATAGACACTGAATTGTTTTATGGTGGGCCGGTTGGCACAGATACACTACACTATATTCATAATGTAGGTGATCTGCTGGAAGAAAGTGTACCGATCATCCGGGGTGTATATTGGGGTGGCAATTTTGAGAAACTTAAGTTTTTGATCGATCAACAACTCATCGGACCTCAGAACATCCGTTTTTTTGTAGGGTATGCAGGTTGGACTAAAGGACAATTGCTGGAAGAAATGGGGATTGGCTCATGGATTATGGCCGAGGGAGACCCTAATTATGTATTCAAGATACAAGCTCAAAAGCTTTGGAAAAAAGTGTTAAATGATAAAGGCAATACGTATGAAATCATTTCTGAAATGCCTGATCAAATCGTATGGAACTAATACCATATAGTTTTTAAAAAACATAGTTATTAAAAAACGAATAAGCTAAAATAGAATGCTTCAAATAAAAAATCTTTCACTTAGATATGGCGACCGAATCTTGCTGGACGAAATCTATGCCACCGTTTCGCCAGGAGAAAAAGTTGCACTGGTAGGAAGAAACGGTGCCGGTAAATCTACTTTACTCAAGATTATAGCCAAACTCCAAAAGCCTGACTCAGGTGAAGTAGATATCCCAAAGGATTTTAGAATAGCCTACCTTCGACAAGAGATTGATTTTGATGAACAGACTACGGTCATCCATGAAGCGATGAAGGCTTTTGACCAACTCAATGTCATCGAAACCAGGATCTCAGCATTAGAAAACAGGCTTCATGACCATTTAGATGAAAACACGATGGGAGATGTCCTGCATGAATTGGAGGATTTATACCATATGCGCCAGACCCTGGGTGGAGACACTGCACAAGCGGAAGCAGAAAGAGTGTTGACTGGACTTGGATTTAAATCAGCCGAACTGAATAAGCCATTGGCCCAATTTAGCGGTGGATGGAAGATGAGGGTCGAACTTGCTAAAATGCTTTTATGTAAACCGGACATACTCATGCTGGATGAGCCTACCAATCACCTGGACATGGATGCCATCATCTGGTTAGAAAGCTATCTCATGACCTTGAGATCTACCATATTGACAATCTCTCATGATCGGCAATTTTTGGATAATGTCTCTCATCGCACCCTTGAAATAGAACAAGGCCGGCTCAATGATTATAATGCACGATATTCTAAATACCTGGTTCAAAAAGTTGAGCGTGATCAATTGATGGAGTCTGCTTTTATCAATCAGCAGAAACTGATCGCACAAAAGGAAAAAACGATAGACCGATTCCGGGCCAAGGCCTCAAAAGCTAAAATGGCGCAATCGATGATCAAACAACTGGACAAAATGGATCGGATAGATTGGGCCCCATCTGATGTGAATAATATGGTCGTTAGATTCCCTCCGGCCCCCAGATCTGGAGAAATAGCTATCACTGCTAAAAATATTCATAAATCCTATGGGCCAAAAGAAGTACTGCATAATGTAGACTTCGTAGCCCGCCGAGGTGACCGCATTGCATTTGTAGGCCAAAACGGACAAGGAAAAACAACTTTTATAAAAATTCTAACTGCTTTAGAAAAAGCTACCGCCGGTGAAATTATTCCTGGTTATAATGTCAACATTGGCTACTACGCTCAGAATCAAGCCGAGTCACTGGCACTAAATAAAACCCTGCTAGCTACCCTCGAAGATATATCTCCGCCGGAGATGAGACCCAGGTTGAGATCAGTATTGGGAGCATTTTTATTTAGTGGTGATGATGTAGAAAAAAAAGTGAGTGTACTGAGTGGGGGGGAGCGGGCCAGGTTGGCTATGGCTTGTATGCTTCTGAGACCTATCAATTTGTTGATTCTGGATGAGCCCACTAACCACCTTGATATAGATTCTAAAAATGTATTAAAAGAAGCCCTCCTGGAATTTGAAGGCACCCTGATCCTGGTATCCCATGATAGAGAGTTCCTTCAGGATCTTACTGATAAAACGCTTGAGTTTAAAGAAGGTAACATCAAAGAATATATAGGGGATATTCAATATTATCTTTCTAAAAGAGAAATCGCAAACTTTAGAGATCTTTCCAAGTCGGGCCCTGTCGCAAAGGCTATTAAAGAAGATGTAGCTAAGTCAGGTAAACCACAACAACCTGCCCAAGCCAAGCCCAATTCAAAATTGGAGAAAGAGATAGAGACCATCGAAAAAGAAATCATGAAGATGGAACAGGTGATGGCAGGTGATAAATTTTATGAATCAGCTGAGGCGAATGTAGTTTTGGAAAAATATGCTACAGTAAAAAAGAAATTAGAAGAGAAAATAGAGCAATGGCTTAGCGCCTGATCCTGTTTTTTTACTTTAATCACGAGTGAGGAGACAGTAAGTAGACTTTTGATTTAATTATTTAGAATTGATTATCGGCCCCATTTATCCAACTGGTTCAATAGTGCTTTAAAATCCTTTGGCAATCCTGCTTCAAATTCAACCAGTTCAAAAGTAAACGGGTGTATGATCTTGAGGATGGATGCATGCAGTGGTACTCTGGCCATCAGTGGGATAGGTGTTTCCTCGGAGATACGCAGTTTTCGTTTTTTTATATTCGCTATAGTAATCGGCTCGGCACTGCCATATAACGGATCAAACGCCAATGGAAAGCCAATGCTGCTGAGATGCACCCTTATCTGGTGTGTCCGGCCGGTGTGTATGCGGACTCTGAGTAAAGAAAATTCGCGGAAAGAATCAACGACTTCATATTCTGTAAGAGAAGGCTTTCCTTTTTTATGAACCACCATTTTACCCGCCTGAAATGGATCTGCGGCTATCGCTGTGTCGATTATGCCAGACTCGAAAACAATGCCATTTACTACAGCAAGGTAAGATTTGAAGTTTTCGCTATTGGCAAATTGGTTATTTAAAATTTTGTGCGCCTCAGGATTTTTTGCAAATACGATGACCCCGCTGGTGTCCTTGTCTAATCTATGTACTACCAGTAGATCGGGATATTGAGCAGTCAGTGAGTGATACAAGGAGTCCTTATTAGCATCCCAACGATCTGGTATAGACAACATCACAGGCGGCTTGTTTACCACCAAAAGATGATCATCTTCAAATAATATTTCTATTTTAGACATGAGCTGGGATGAGTTGATTAAATTTTTTCTTACCGAGTACAAAAAACTGCCATATTAAACTTCCGTGGTAAATGCCGTGCCGGTTAAATTT encodes:
- the fabD gene encoding ACP S-malonyltransferase, with translation MKAYVFPGQGAQYQGMAIPLLERGSAAKTWFEQANDILGFDILQVMIDGSDEDLRQTRITQPAIFLHSVITALISDQFDPAAVAGHSLGEFSALVATCAMSFEDGLRLVHTRALAMQEACEITPGTMAAIVGMDNEQVERVCEETQGIVVPANYNCPGQLVISGELEAVEAAMATLVGMGCRNAIKLSVGGAFHSPLMAYAEEKLKEGISNTMIQSPCCPIYQNIDAAPHVDSGEIRINLVRQLTGAVKWSQSVVNMLQDGITEFVEVGGNGKVLSGLIKKVDRKIPVSSL
- a CDS encoding YqgE/AlgH family protein; this translates as MAKKSPRLKSGKLILAEPFMLDPHFKRAVVFLCEHDHRNGSIGFILNKPLKVKINEMVQEFPEIDTELFYGGPVGTDTLHYIHNVGDLLEESVPIIRGVYWGGNFEKLKFLIDQQLIGPQNIRFFVGYAGWTKGQLLEEMGIGSWIMAEGDPNYVFKIQAQKLWKKVLNDKGNTYEIISEMPDQIVWN
- a CDS encoding ABC-F family ATP-binding cassette domain-containing protein, with amino-acid sequence MLQIKNLSLRYGDRILLDEIYATVSPGEKVALVGRNGAGKSTLLKIIAKLQKPDSGEVDIPKDFRIAYLRQEIDFDEQTTVIHEAMKAFDQLNVIETRISALENRLHDHLDENTMGDVLHELEDLYHMRQTLGGDTAQAEAERVLTGLGFKSAELNKPLAQFSGGWKMRVELAKMLLCKPDILMLDEPTNHLDMDAIIWLESYLMTLRSTILTISHDRQFLDNVSHRTLEIEQGRLNDYNARYSKYLVQKVERDQLMESAFINQQKLIAQKEKTIDRFRAKASKAKMAQSMIKQLDKMDRIDWAPSDVNNMVVRFPPAPRSGEIAITAKNIHKSYGPKEVLHNVDFVARRGDRIAFVGQNGQGKTTFIKILTALEKATAGEIIPGYNVNIGYYAQNQAESLALNKTLLATLEDISPPEMRPRLRSVLGAFLFSGDDVEKKVSVLSGGERARLAMACMLLRPINLLILDEPTNHLDIDSKNVLKEALLEFEGTLILVSHDREFLQDLTDKTLEFKEGNIKEYIGDIQYYLSKREIANFRDLSKSGPVAKAIKEDVAKSGKPQQPAQAKPNSKLEKEIETIEKEIMKMEQVMAGDKFYESAEANVVLEKYATVKKKLEEKIEQWLSA
- a CDS encoding RluA family pseudouridine synthase; its protein translation is MSKIEILFEDDHLLVVNKPPVMLSIPDRWDANKDSLYHSLTAQYPDLLVVHRLDKDTSGVIVFAKNPEAHKILNNQFANSENFKSYLAVVNGIVFESGIIDTAIAADPFQAGKMVVHKKGKPSLTEYEVVDSFREFSLLRVRIHTGRTHQIRVHLSSIGFPLAFDPLYGSAEPITIANIKKRKLRISEETPIPLMARVPLHASILKIIHPFTFELVEFEAGLPKDFKALLNQLDKWGR